The nucleotide sequence TGAGCTCCGCTGCCACTACATCCCAAGGGCCTTCGCTGCtaacagaatgcccctgaagaaaagggtaggtcccccctttccccccagcaaAAAAAACTGACCCTGTAAAAATGGAACCCTGGGGAAACTATTTCCAGGGGTAAAcaaacccctcaaaaaaatttcctaaacCCGGAAAAGGGGCgcctaaagggggggggaaaaaccttgaccacaggtgctcccaaCACTTTAGAAGAAGGTTTTTGGGGAACGGatcccctaatccaatggaatttTTCGGGGATTCATGCAAAATAGGAAAActaaacatctgatagcttcatgtaatccatttgtgtatgttttacaAGAGATTTGCCCAGGGAAAATtactgatttccctgagaggttccAAAATTCAAGCCCTTTACTTTGTAAGGGACCTCATGGGGGAGTACATTATGGCTCGGGATTTTTCCCCCCAGGCCATCCACTGCAGACAACACGCAGGTGAAGGCTTGACACGCCCTTTATACTGTTTcgcccactccctttcccccaaaataatctaacataaaaattttggaaaaatctatttgggcagttgccacacccatttctacttttggggagaTTTAAATTCGGCACACctctggggaaaatttttgtgaaaaccccggggaaaggggccctttggatCCTTGTTTTTAAGAGTTGGTGTAGTTTTACGAATATGACACTCCACacatttcccaaaaattcaaaCGGGGACTTTCCCCCATAAATTTGTAAAATTGGCCACCTGATTCAAATATTTTCATTTGGCAGGTAGGGAAGCTTACATGGAACgactattttcccaaaaatttttggaggaggtaaagggttattccagtcaatggagtgcaagAGGGCGCTTAAACTCGaggaatttttttagataaactgcagtATTCAAGGatcgtgaatgatttccagtgtgttcaaaatTTGTTAATCcttacatcacgaattcatcttgcacAGAAACccattccaaaaagtagcggacattaccgtgAAATCTGGGACcgggcaaaacccccccccccccccccccccccccccaaaaaggttgGCGTTGAAAACCCCCCCAATGTAACCAACCTTACAAAAAAAGACCCAAGCAAAGGCCCCGGTGCTAAGGAGGCCAGACGGGGCATCATGGAACGTATGTTTTTTATCGTTtaacccgggggccccctttgcatgggtatgggggcaaggtgcgtaagatcacgGAAAAAGCCATCACGTCCCACCCCTTTGaagtagatggcataatcatcacaacaAAAAAGATTTTGCTAATGGCCGCTAAATTCTGGCAGAGATCTCCCTGGAGCATTTATACTGTGACTCCATCTTTGGCTAACGGGAAAGAAACCCCCGTGTCATTCTTTAgcggactgcagcagaacttccatacaacttgccttttTGCGCAAGGAATGGGCTCGCTTTTTAGCCTTTCCAAAGACAATATTCCCTACCAAAGGATATCTCATTACCAGAAGTCCCCAAATCCTGTTTGGGCCTATTCAAAAGGATCTATAGGGGGATATAATGCCATCCAAGGAAAGAGGTAATCATTCCTGTACCTTTTAAAcccggcaaggatgcttccacaccaggaaattacgacCAATTTTTTCTCACCCCGGGATCTGCAAGTGAtggaaaaatggtaaacttcaggtttacAGGgagctagaaaaggaaaacgtactGACcccttcaaaatgtttttttagaaGATTGAGTCGacccagatgcacttgtaagggtgGAACTGCTATACAGAAATTTCCCTTCGCTCAGCACGTCGCATGTTAGCAGTCTCTTCACCTAGAAAAAAGGTAGATACCCCCTGGGAAGCATGGGATACTCTTGAAATTGTAACATGGTTTAGCTTACCCAccttatacaaagcttccttgctaacacgAAGTTTAGAGTACGGGTGAAAACGTTTCTCTTACCCGGGAAGATCGCTGGAAAGGGGTCcacaaaaggggttttaaaatgtaCCCCGTTTGCCCCTTTTCTATAAATGACTTGTAAAAGTTGTTCCCCCGTGCGTCTCATGTTCTTTTTTGGTGATTTACACTTTACTGCTCAGAGGAAACTTACAGGACACATCAGGGTGAATAAATCAGTTGTACGTGGGCAACATATGggtttatatttttccccataaGAATGGGTATAAtttccacaaaaaaggaaaaaccatcctttcctctattttaaacaaaaccccGCAATTTTTTCTAAAGGTGAAtacttttgggcatttttttactCGAGGGTTACataggtgcctcacatcaaacccGTTAAAAATGAAGGTACAAAACCCCCTTAGTATTTTTCAGGTTCTTTTTACATCATCTTGGGGGCAGACCGACAATACTTTTGCGGCTTTACCAGCGCTTATTCGTATAAGCTGATTTGGGTGTAGGGTTATTATCTGCAACTCCCCTGTTCTCCAGATCTTAGACTCAGTTTCCAAAGAAGTTCGAATCTTACTGGGGGGTTTCAAGTCTTCCTTGGAGCCCTTATGTGAGAGTGGAaagaaccccctctttcattaacCGGGGCTACATAAATATTTCGAGATTCAAAAAATTCCGGATCTCCCCTCCAgattggttttttaaccccccccgaGGATAAACCGTCCTTGGGAGGGGAATAAGgaaacttgtggaagatcttaatttttaaattcacAAAGGGTTTTGgctttttgggaaattccccaattccccctttgggctaatcagTCGAGTGGGGTTTGTCggtaggaaaggggagagacccaAGCAGAAATCATGAGAGATTTTTTCAGCATATTCTAAGTATCAGGGTCAATGCAAAATGTCcgtggttcaaaatctgaaaatggtgtgggccttGCAGCGTGAGCAAAGGAAGATgcctggcagtctttctctagcgcctcgatctttactgcaggtTACTCCTCCTTGCAGCATTAAAATGACTGAGATCTTCGAAAacccttctattgtgatatattccgaTCTCGTGTTCTTTTTCAAGCAATCAAAGCTTAACCTCACACATCCAAAggtaaaggggggtttaaaattggctttcactgatgtcaaaattaaaaagaaactctgtgttgggtgccgcGCTTTCAATCAGTAGGGAAAGACGAGCTGATCAAGTCCAAGGCGCTACCCTCAGCCCTTGGGGGGATGCTCGttttttccctcccacacacGACTTGAAAAACCCGATCAGGAGTTTTTCCCTGAAAAAGGAGGAACAAGGAGGCATACCTCCCAAAAAAAATGCgaggattagagatgacctttcagttgggtgactagcatccatcccaaccgaaaaagggaattttataaCAAgacaagaatcgggcacacaagatgacTCGGGCCAAAGatggcaaaaaaacaaacactttgTTGGATGCCAAACCATTAAGGGCGCTATATAGTGGAAAGATGTAACTTTTCAGACAAAGATATTTTCTTGTTCCccaatatacactgaaaaaagtaaagggggaGGTTTTGATATGAGGGGGCCCcttattgttttttccctttgggaactaattttttcaataaaaaactaaaaaatgcataattttatgcaatattttatacctTGAGcataatttttgcttttattttttaaacatttaaaatttttattgaagagttttatttttagatttttaaagttttttaaaaattttaatgtttctattaaCAAGGCTTCGCcgctatgaccttagctgttgaccggcagataattttaaacaatcaaATCAAATCCAACTGCTCGGTCGaatcctcagtaggtggtttcatatattatataataatatatatatatatatatatatatatattatataatattatatttgtgtttttgtgtgcggtgtgtggtgtttgtgtgtgtgtgtgtgtggttgggtgtggtgggtgtgtatgttggtgtgtgtgtgtggtgtgggtgtgtgttgtggtgtgtgtgtacgtgtgtgtggttgtttgtgtgtgtggtggggttgtttctgtgtgtgcgtggtgtggtgcacaaatttttcatattatatatataaaattttatatatatttaaaatatatatacatattatatatattgcatacacacacacacacacaccccacacacacaacaccacaacccccacacacacacaaacacacgcgtgtgtgtgtaatgtcacatatattcaaaaatatttttatattatatatattataatatatataatgtatatatattaatatatataaaatttttataatatatataatattattatattataattttattattttttaaatatatatattatatatataattttaatatatatatatttagaaagaggaggagaggaaaagagagaagagaagagagagaggaaaaaaaagagagagagagagagagagaggagagtggtgtagagaggaaaagagagaaagagagaggggagaagaagagagggggagagagagagagagagagaggggaagagaaagaagagagagaagagaggagagatgggatgtataattatttcaaaatataatattatttatattatatattctattataatataaaaatttttttctaatatatatatttcttaattattttaatatatatgttatatatattacatatatatttatttatatatattatattttttataattaatgttttttaatgtatattagaaaatttaatagttttagatagatgatgataaataaataattaatatacattaaaatttttataaatatactatatttatttaaatatatttttttattatctatcttctttattatattcatattttttccccctgtccGGTCTTGATCCTCTGGGggtttacttttgtgtgtgtgtgtgtgtgttttctacagGCCTATTCACAGGGTTGTAATGCTACCGTTAAATTCACAGTAATTAAATCTACGGCACTTATACGCACATTTGAACATATGTTCTACTGACATGGAGCATATGTATGTGCGCCTATCTCTGTGTAACAAGAGCATTTAAATCACAAAGACTACAGAAATCCTGCCCAATCAGGGCCTGCGAAAATGTTCTACGACTGATAGCCAGTCCTTTTTTGTAGATACCGTCGCGAGTCTAATAAGGTTAGTGTGCGATAAGGAAATCTTGGGTGTTGCTCTTACTAGAATCTCACACATTATCAGAGCTTCCTGCAAGAACTGATAAATTCTTTGacttaaaatttaaatcattcctttttttttcattgaaaaaaaacgtagccataaaaaagagaaaaaaaaaaaacgtacgtgCGACGCAAGTTTTTCGCTTAAATAAAGTTGCAGAATAAAAAAGACTTGTAGCGTTATACAAGGGCAAAAGAACTCTGTAACTATTCCATATCATCTAACTTATTAGAACCCTTGAATGCTatcttataaatttaaaatgtagGCTACGACAATATAGCACCAGGTCTGAGTGGTAGATTAACAACTCTGTAATATATTCATCTCAGCTGATGTACTAGGAGACAATAGTTTTATGGCCAAAAGTTGTAGTGGAATACCAAAATATAATGGTATAATCACATACCAAAAGAATCAAgcccattttatcttatttttttttattttccattttcctcattAGATTTGTTAttttgctgctgctcctgcttttTAAAATGTTACtggtatgttaaaattttaaattttttttacgatttatgTTGCGTAAATGGGGAAATTTCAAAAGTTGTTGCCCACTCTTTATTgttcacttttaaatttttaatatttactaaaatttttaaggctttaaacaatttttatttgggaaaagcacttttttttattaagtgaaAAAATTATGAGATTTGAAGACATTCAACCTCTAATACTAACTAATGTGAAAAGTTATGAGATGAATTGTTATCGCATTAATCATCGATGTCACCGCATTCTTCTGTCAAAAAGGGAAATTCCCACCTCAATAAAAGTGATAAGATATCATACAATAACATGATATCATCCTTGATGCGAAATCCATATTTCttcgataataacaatagaatgaagaggaaaaacaataaaagcgGCCCTATCAACCTCCTCACTGCCGACCGGACTGAGGGCCACTGGCAACCGAGACCGGAGGGAAGAGACTATATATAGTGGAGCAAGTCCAAGCGATTGTCTAGTCATGGCGGTCCGACGGTCAACACAGAACGTGGTCGCTGTCTTTGCTCTCATCTTTGGGCTCCTGATGGAAGGTCCTGCCGCCGCCTCCATCAGCCTCACACCCCATGCTTCCTACAAGAAGAATTTCAAATGGTCTCGCCCTTTAAAAGCTTCTTCAGCAGCGGGAAATGACCCCCGGGGGCCCACTCAGGGCAAGTGGAGAACGGACAAAAAGGAGGGCCCGGTCGCAGCCCAACCCCCTCGTCGTGGTTTCCAAGACACTCCAGGAGGGCGTGGACTGCAGCTCCCTCTCGTCGGACCTGCATCGGAACCACATCAATTCGAGCCTCAGAGTGCGCCCGACGTGGATCCACAGGTCACAGCGGCTGGGCGAATGCCCCACGAGGCTCGTGACCCGCGAGCTGCCACAGGGCTATTTCCCACCGGTGGTGATGGAGGCCATGTGCGTGTGCGAGGGCAGCCGGTGCGCGGAGGACGGCCACCGCTGCGCCCGCGTCACCCACGACGCTCCCGTCTGGGTAAGGAAGGGCCGGAACTATAAGAAGCTGGAGCCGATCGAGCTCACCGTCGGCTGCGTTTGTGCCAAGAGGATTCTGTCGGAGGAGCACGACAATGTGGCGTCGCTCCCGGAGAGATAGGTGCCGGAAGCCTCATCTGGAATGGCAACTGCTTCCGAGTGCGCGTTGTGACCAAGGGAAGCGAATGCATGTGAGTGTCTAAGCTCGGTGCGGCAAAGGACCCGCGACCAAGCTACCTCGACGCCATTTCGCCGCTTCGATGCGCTGGAGCTGAAAGGAAACGACGCTGCTTCGCTGTCGTCCGGCCTCGAAAAAGTGTCCAGCAAAGACAGAAACACTTGACAAAAGAAGATGCACGTTTGATGTTCAGACAACCTATGAGTTGCGATGTTTCACAATAACTGGCAT is from Penaeus monodon isolate SGIC_2016 chromosome 12, NSTDA_Pmon_1, whole genome shotgun sequence and encodes:
- the LOC119579640 gene encoding uncharacterized protein LOC119579640, with translation MAVRRSTQNVVAVFALIFGLLMEGPAAASISLTPHASYKKNFKWASGERTKRRARSQPNPLVVVSKTLQEGVDCSSLSSDLHRNHINSSLRVRPTWIHRSQRLGECPTRLVTRELPQGYFPPVVMEAMCVCEGSRCAEDGHRCARVTHDAPVWVRKGRNYKKLEPIELTVGCVCAKRILSEEHDNVASLPER